Proteins encoded in a region of the Phalacrocorax carbo chromosome 17, bPhaCar2.1, whole genome shotgun sequence genome:
- the TRPV1 gene encoding transient receptor potential cation channel subfamily V member 1 isoform X1 → MSSILGKMKKFGSSDMEESEVTDEHMDGEDSMLETPDSLQGMLSTKVQPPKSNIFARRGRFVMGDSDKDMAPMDSFYQMDHLVAPSVIKFHANLERGKLHKLLSTDSITGCSEKAFKFYDRRRIFDAVAQGNTKDLDDLLLYLNRTLKHLTDDEFKEPETGKTCLLKAMLNLHDGKNDTIPLLLDIARKTGTLKEFVNAEYTDNYYKGQTALHIAIERRNMYLVKLLVQNGADVHARACGEFFRKIKGKPGFYFGRGELPLSLAACTNQLCIVKFLLENPYQAANIAAEDSMGNMVLHTLVEIADNTKDNTKFVTKMYNNILILGAKINPILKLEELTNKKGLTPLTLAAKTGKIGIFAYILRREIKDPECRHLSRKFTEWAYGPVHSSLYDLSCIDTCEKNSVLEIIAYSSETPNRHEMLLVEPLNRLLQDKWDRFVKHLFYFNFFVYTMHIIILTTAAYYRPVQKSEKPPFTFGHSTGEYFRVTGEILSVLGGLYFFFRGIQYFAQRRPSFKTLIVDSYSEVLFFVHSLLLLSSVVLYFCGQELYVASMVFSLALGWANMLYYTRGFQQMGIYSVMIAKMILRDLCRFMFVYLVFLLGFSTAVVTLIEDDNEGQDTNNSEYVRSCQMKRGRTSYNSLYYTCLELFKFTIGMGDLEFTENYRFKSVFVILLVLYVILTYILLLNMLIALMGETVSKIAQESKSIWKLQRAITILDIENSYLNCVRRSFRSGKQVLVGVTPDGQDDYRWCFRVDEVNWSTWNTNLGIINEDPGYSGDLKRNPSYSIKPGRVSGKNWKTLVPLLRDGSRKEETQKLPEEVKLKPVLEPYYEPEDSELLKESLPKSV, encoded by the exons ATGTCTTCCATTCTTGGGAAGATGAAGAAATTTGGCAGTTCTGACATGGAGGAATCTGAAGTGACAGATGAACACATGGATGGGGAGGACTCCATGCTGGAAACGCCTGACAGCCTCCAGGGTATGCTCAGCACCAAGGTGCAGCCACCCAAAAGCAACATCTTTGCAAGACGTGGGCGGTTTGTGATGGGGGATAGTGACAAGGACATGGCTCCCATGGACTCCTTTTACCAGATGGATCACCTGGTGGCACCTTCTGTCATCAAATTTCATGCCAATTTGGAGAGGGGGAAACTTCACAA GCTCCTATCTACAGATTCCATTACAGGCTGCtcagaaaaagctttcaaattTTATGACCGCAGAAGGATCTTTGATGCTGTAGCCCAAGGCAACACAAAGGACCTGGATGATCTGCTACTCTATCTTAATAGAACCTTGAAGCATCTCACAGATGATGAGTTCAAAG AGCCAGAAACTGGGAAAACCTGCTTACTGAAAGCTATGCTGAATCTACACGATGGGAAAAACGATACCATTCCCTTACTGCTGGATATTGCAAGGAAAACTGGAACTCTGAAAGAGTTTGTTAATGCAGAGTATACTGACAACTACTACAAGG GCCAGACTGCACTTCACATCGCCATTGAGAGAAGGAACATGTACCTGGTGAAGCTCCTGGTCCAGAACGGAGCAGATGTTCATGCAAGAGCCTGTGGGGAGTTCTTCAGGAAAATCAAAGGGAAACctggcttttattttggtaGGG GGGAGCTACCTTTGTCCTTGGCTGCCTGCACCAACCAGCTCTGCATTGTGAAATTCCTCCTTGAGAACCCCTACCAGGCAGCCAACATCGCTGCTGAGGACTCCATGGGCAATATGGTCCTGCACACGCTGGTGGAGATCGCAGATAATACTAAGGATAATACCAAGTTTGTTACCAAGATGTACAATAACATACTGATCCTTGGTGCCAAAATTAATCCAATCCTGAAGCTAGAAGAACTCACCAACAAGAAAGGGCTGACTCCATTAACTCTGGCAGCCAAAACAGGGAAGATAGGG ATTTTCGCTTACATCCTCAGACGAGAGATCAAAGATCCTGAGTGCAGACACTTGTCTAGAAAGTTCACTGAATGGGCTTATGGACCTGTCCACTCATCTCTTTATGACCTGTCCTGTATAGACACATGCGAGAAAAATTCAGTGCTTGAGATTATTGCCTACAGTAGCGAAACGCCA AACCGTCATGAGATGCTGCTGGTGGAACCCCTGAACAGGCTGCTGCAAGACAAGTGGGACCGGTTTGTCAAACACTTATTTTACTTCAACTTCTTTGTCTATACCATGCATATCATCATCCTCACCACAGCTGCTTACTACAGACCTGTACAGAAGTCAGAAAAG CCTCCCTTCACATTTGGTCACAGCACCGGGGAGTATTTTCGAGTGACTGGAGAGATCCTGAGTGTACTGGGAggtctctatttttttttcagaggg atacAGTATTTTGCGCAGAGGCGCCCGTCATTCAAGACGCTGATAGTTGACAGCTACAGTGAGGTTCTTTT CTTTGTTCACTCCTTGCTCCTCCTGAGCTCTGTGGTGCTGTACTTCTGTGGCCAGGAACTGTACGTGGCTTCCATGGTCTTCTCCTTGGCGCTGGGCTGGGCTAACATGCTGTACTACACCCGTGGCTTCCAGCAGATGGGCATTTACTCTGTCATGATTGCCAAG ATGATCCTTAGAGATTTATGTCGCTTCATGTTTGTCTACCTAGTATTCCTCTTGGGATTTTCTACAG CTGTGGTGACTTTAATTGAAGATGACAATGAGGGGCAAGACACAAATAACTCTGAATATGTCCGAAGCTGCCAAATGAAACGAGGCCGCACATCCTACAATAGTCTGTATTATACCTGCTTGGAGCTTTTCAAGTTCACTATTGGGATGGGGGACCTGGAGTTCACAGAGAACTACAGGTTCAAGTCTGTGTTTGTCATCCTTCTGGTTCTCTATGTCATCCTTACGTACATCCTCCTGCTCAACATGCTGATTGCACTGATGGGGGAAACTGTGAGCAAAATTGCACAGGAGAGCAAGAGCATCTGGAAACTCCAG AGAGCCATCACAATCTTGGATATTGAAAACAGCTACTTGAACTGTGTGAGGCGTTCGTTCCGGTCTGGGAAGCAAGTCTTGGTGGGGGTCACACCTGACGGCCAAGATGATTACAGATGGTGCTTTAG GGTTGATGAAGTGAACTGGTCCACATGGAATACTAATCTAGGCATAATCAACGAAGACCCTGGGTACTCTGGGGACCTCAAACGAAATCCCAGTTACTCTATTAAGCCTGGCAGAG tttCAGGGAAAAACTGGAAAACGTTAGTTCCTCTTTTAAGAGATGGAAGCAGGAAAGAGGAGACTCAAAAACTACCAGAAGAAGTCAAATTAAAACCTGTATTGGAACCTTATTATGAGCCAGAAGATTCTGAGTTGTTGAAGGAGTCACTTCCAAAGTCAGTCTAA
- the TRPV1 gene encoding transient receptor potential cation channel subfamily V member 1 isoform X2, translating into MSSILGKMKKFGSSDMEESEVTDEHMDGEDSMLETPDSLQGMLSTKVQPPKSNIFARRGRFVMGDSDKDMAPMDSFYQMDHLVAPSVIKFHANLERGKLHKLLSTDSITGCSEKAFKFYDRRRIFDAVAQGNTKDLDDLLLYLNRTLKHLTDDEFKEPETGKTCLLKAMLNLHDGKNDTIPLLLDIARKTGTLKEFVNAEYTDNYYKGQTALHIAIERRNMYLVKLLVQNGADVHARACGEFFRKIKGKPGFYFGELPLSLAACTNQLCIVKFLLENPYQAANIAAEDSMGNMVLHTLVEIADNTKDNTKFVTKMYNNILILGAKINPILKLEELTNKKGLTPLTLAAKTGKIGIFAYILRREIKDPECRHLSRKFTEWAYGPVHSSLYDLSCIDTCEKNSVLEIIAYSSETPNRHEMLLVEPLNRLLQDKWDRFVKHLFYFNFFVYTMHIIILTTAAYYRPVQKSEKPPFTFGHSTGEYFRVTGEILSVLGGLYFFFRGIQYFAQRRPSFKTLIVDSYSEVLFFVHSLLLLSSVVLYFCGQELYVASMVFSLALGWANMLYYTRGFQQMGIYSVMIAKMILRDLCRFMFVYLVFLLGFSTAVVTLIEDDNEGQDTNNSEYVRSCQMKRGRTSYNSLYYTCLELFKFTIGMGDLEFTENYRFKSVFVILLVLYVILTYILLLNMLIALMGETVSKIAQESKSIWKLQRAITILDIENSYLNCVRRSFRSGKQVLVGVTPDGQDDYRWCFRVDEVNWSTWNTNLGIINEDPGYSGDLKRNPSYSIKPGRVSGKNWKTLVPLLRDGSRKEETQKLPEEVKLKPVLEPYYEPEDSELLKESLPKSV; encoded by the exons ATGTCTTCCATTCTTGGGAAGATGAAGAAATTTGGCAGTTCTGACATGGAGGAATCTGAAGTGACAGATGAACACATGGATGGGGAGGACTCCATGCTGGAAACGCCTGACAGCCTCCAGGGTATGCTCAGCACCAAGGTGCAGCCACCCAAAAGCAACATCTTTGCAAGACGTGGGCGGTTTGTGATGGGGGATAGTGACAAGGACATGGCTCCCATGGACTCCTTTTACCAGATGGATCACCTGGTGGCACCTTCTGTCATCAAATTTCATGCCAATTTGGAGAGGGGGAAACTTCACAA GCTCCTATCTACAGATTCCATTACAGGCTGCtcagaaaaagctttcaaattTTATGACCGCAGAAGGATCTTTGATGCTGTAGCCCAAGGCAACACAAAGGACCTGGATGATCTGCTACTCTATCTTAATAGAACCTTGAAGCATCTCACAGATGATGAGTTCAAAG AGCCAGAAACTGGGAAAACCTGCTTACTGAAAGCTATGCTGAATCTACACGATGGGAAAAACGATACCATTCCCTTACTGCTGGATATTGCAAGGAAAACTGGAACTCTGAAAGAGTTTGTTAATGCAGAGTATACTGACAACTACTACAAGG GCCAGACTGCACTTCACATCGCCATTGAGAGAAGGAACATGTACCTGGTGAAGCTCCTGGTCCAGAACGGAGCAGATGTTCATGCAAGAGCCTGTGGGGAGTTCTTCAGGAAAATCAAAGGGAAACctggcttttattttg GGGAGCTACCTTTGTCCTTGGCTGCCTGCACCAACCAGCTCTGCATTGTGAAATTCCTCCTTGAGAACCCCTACCAGGCAGCCAACATCGCTGCTGAGGACTCCATGGGCAATATGGTCCTGCACACGCTGGTGGAGATCGCAGATAATACTAAGGATAATACCAAGTTTGTTACCAAGATGTACAATAACATACTGATCCTTGGTGCCAAAATTAATCCAATCCTGAAGCTAGAAGAACTCACCAACAAGAAAGGGCTGACTCCATTAACTCTGGCAGCCAAAACAGGGAAGATAGGG ATTTTCGCTTACATCCTCAGACGAGAGATCAAAGATCCTGAGTGCAGACACTTGTCTAGAAAGTTCACTGAATGGGCTTATGGACCTGTCCACTCATCTCTTTATGACCTGTCCTGTATAGACACATGCGAGAAAAATTCAGTGCTTGAGATTATTGCCTACAGTAGCGAAACGCCA AACCGTCATGAGATGCTGCTGGTGGAACCCCTGAACAGGCTGCTGCAAGACAAGTGGGACCGGTTTGTCAAACACTTATTTTACTTCAACTTCTTTGTCTATACCATGCATATCATCATCCTCACCACAGCTGCTTACTACAGACCTGTACAGAAGTCAGAAAAG CCTCCCTTCACATTTGGTCACAGCACCGGGGAGTATTTTCGAGTGACTGGAGAGATCCTGAGTGTACTGGGAggtctctatttttttttcagaggg atacAGTATTTTGCGCAGAGGCGCCCGTCATTCAAGACGCTGATAGTTGACAGCTACAGTGAGGTTCTTTT CTTTGTTCACTCCTTGCTCCTCCTGAGCTCTGTGGTGCTGTACTTCTGTGGCCAGGAACTGTACGTGGCTTCCATGGTCTTCTCCTTGGCGCTGGGCTGGGCTAACATGCTGTACTACACCCGTGGCTTCCAGCAGATGGGCATTTACTCTGTCATGATTGCCAAG ATGATCCTTAGAGATTTATGTCGCTTCATGTTTGTCTACCTAGTATTCCTCTTGGGATTTTCTACAG CTGTGGTGACTTTAATTGAAGATGACAATGAGGGGCAAGACACAAATAACTCTGAATATGTCCGAAGCTGCCAAATGAAACGAGGCCGCACATCCTACAATAGTCTGTATTATACCTGCTTGGAGCTTTTCAAGTTCACTATTGGGATGGGGGACCTGGAGTTCACAGAGAACTACAGGTTCAAGTCTGTGTTTGTCATCCTTCTGGTTCTCTATGTCATCCTTACGTACATCCTCCTGCTCAACATGCTGATTGCACTGATGGGGGAAACTGTGAGCAAAATTGCACAGGAGAGCAAGAGCATCTGGAAACTCCAG AGAGCCATCACAATCTTGGATATTGAAAACAGCTACTTGAACTGTGTGAGGCGTTCGTTCCGGTCTGGGAAGCAAGTCTTGGTGGGGGTCACACCTGACGGCCAAGATGATTACAGATGGTGCTTTAG GGTTGATGAAGTGAACTGGTCCACATGGAATACTAATCTAGGCATAATCAACGAAGACCCTGGGTACTCTGGGGACCTCAAACGAAATCCCAGTTACTCTATTAAGCCTGGCAGAG tttCAGGGAAAAACTGGAAAACGTTAGTTCCTCTTTTAAGAGATGGAAGCAGGAAAGAGGAGACTCAAAAACTACCAGAAGAAGTCAAATTAAAACCTGTATTGGAACCTTATTATGAGCCAGAAGATTCTGAGTTGTTGAAGGAGTCACTTCCAAAGTCAGTCTAA
- the TRPV1 gene encoding transient receptor potential cation channel subfamily V member 1 isoform X3 gives MSSILGKMKKFGSSDMEESEVTDEHMDGEDSMLETPDSLQGMLSTKVQPPKSNIFARRGRFVMGDSDKDMAPMDSFYQMDHLVAPSVIKFHANLERGKLHKRIFDAVAQGNTKDLDDLLLYLNRTLKHLTDDEFKEPETGKTCLLKAMLNLHDGKNDTIPLLLDIARKTGTLKEFVNAEYTDNYYKGQTALHIAIERRNMYLVKLLVQNGADVHARACGEFFRKIKGKPGFYFGRGELPLSLAACTNQLCIVKFLLENPYQAANIAAEDSMGNMVLHTLVEIADNTKDNTKFVTKMYNNILILGAKINPILKLEELTNKKGLTPLTLAAKTGKIGIFAYILRREIKDPECRHLSRKFTEWAYGPVHSSLYDLSCIDTCEKNSVLEIIAYSSETPNRHEMLLVEPLNRLLQDKWDRFVKHLFYFNFFVYTMHIIILTTAAYYRPVQKSEKPPFTFGHSTGEYFRVTGEILSVLGGLYFFFRGIQYFAQRRPSFKTLIVDSYSEVLFFVHSLLLLSSVVLYFCGQELYVASMVFSLALGWANMLYYTRGFQQMGIYSVMIAKMILRDLCRFMFVYLVFLLGFSTAVVTLIEDDNEGQDTNNSEYVRSCQMKRGRTSYNSLYYTCLELFKFTIGMGDLEFTENYRFKSVFVILLVLYVILTYILLLNMLIALMGETVSKIAQESKSIWKLQRAITILDIENSYLNCVRRSFRSGKQVLVGVTPDGQDDYRWCFRVDEVNWSTWNTNLGIINEDPGYSGDLKRNPSYSIKPGRVSGKNWKTLVPLLRDGSRKEETQKLPEEVKLKPVLEPYYEPEDSELLKESLPKSV, from the exons ATGTCTTCCATTCTTGGGAAGATGAAGAAATTTGGCAGTTCTGACATGGAGGAATCTGAAGTGACAGATGAACACATGGATGGGGAGGACTCCATGCTGGAAACGCCTGACAGCCTCCAGGGTATGCTCAGCACCAAGGTGCAGCCACCCAAAAGCAACATCTTTGCAAGACGTGGGCGGTTTGTGATGGGGGATAGTGACAAGGACATGGCTCCCATGGACTCCTTTTACCAGATGGATCACCTGGTGGCACCTTCTGTCATCAAATTTCATGCCAATTTGGAGAGGGGGAAACTTCACAA AAGGATCTTTGATGCTGTAGCCCAAGGCAACACAAAGGACCTGGATGATCTGCTACTCTATCTTAATAGAACCTTGAAGCATCTCACAGATGATGAGTTCAAAG AGCCAGAAACTGGGAAAACCTGCTTACTGAAAGCTATGCTGAATCTACACGATGGGAAAAACGATACCATTCCCTTACTGCTGGATATTGCAAGGAAAACTGGAACTCTGAAAGAGTTTGTTAATGCAGAGTATACTGACAACTACTACAAGG GCCAGACTGCACTTCACATCGCCATTGAGAGAAGGAACATGTACCTGGTGAAGCTCCTGGTCCAGAACGGAGCAGATGTTCATGCAAGAGCCTGTGGGGAGTTCTTCAGGAAAATCAAAGGGAAACctggcttttattttggtaGGG GGGAGCTACCTTTGTCCTTGGCTGCCTGCACCAACCAGCTCTGCATTGTGAAATTCCTCCTTGAGAACCCCTACCAGGCAGCCAACATCGCTGCTGAGGACTCCATGGGCAATATGGTCCTGCACACGCTGGTGGAGATCGCAGATAATACTAAGGATAATACCAAGTTTGTTACCAAGATGTACAATAACATACTGATCCTTGGTGCCAAAATTAATCCAATCCTGAAGCTAGAAGAACTCACCAACAAGAAAGGGCTGACTCCATTAACTCTGGCAGCCAAAACAGGGAAGATAGGG ATTTTCGCTTACATCCTCAGACGAGAGATCAAAGATCCTGAGTGCAGACACTTGTCTAGAAAGTTCACTGAATGGGCTTATGGACCTGTCCACTCATCTCTTTATGACCTGTCCTGTATAGACACATGCGAGAAAAATTCAGTGCTTGAGATTATTGCCTACAGTAGCGAAACGCCA AACCGTCATGAGATGCTGCTGGTGGAACCCCTGAACAGGCTGCTGCAAGACAAGTGGGACCGGTTTGTCAAACACTTATTTTACTTCAACTTCTTTGTCTATACCATGCATATCATCATCCTCACCACAGCTGCTTACTACAGACCTGTACAGAAGTCAGAAAAG CCTCCCTTCACATTTGGTCACAGCACCGGGGAGTATTTTCGAGTGACTGGAGAGATCCTGAGTGTACTGGGAggtctctatttttttttcagaggg atacAGTATTTTGCGCAGAGGCGCCCGTCATTCAAGACGCTGATAGTTGACAGCTACAGTGAGGTTCTTTT CTTTGTTCACTCCTTGCTCCTCCTGAGCTCTGTGGTGCTGTACTTCTGTGGCCAGGAACTGTACGTGGCTTCCATGGTCTTCTCCTTGGCGCTGGGCTGGGCTAACATGCTGTACTACACCCGTGGCTTCCAGCAGATGGGCATTTACTCTGTCATGATTGCCAAG ATGATCCTTAGAGATTTATGTCGCTTCATGTTTGTCTACCTAGTATTCCTCTTGGGATTTTCTACAG CTGTGGTGACTTTAATTGAAGATGACAATGAGGGGCAAGACACAAATAACTCTGAATATGTCCGAAGCTGCCAAATGAAACGAGGCCGCACATCCTACAATAGTCTGTATTATACCTGCTTGGAGCTTTTCAAGTTCACTATTGGGATGGGGGACCTGGAGTTCACAGAGAACTACAGGTTCAAGTCTGTGTTTGTCATCCTTCTGGTTCTCTATGTCATCCTTACGTACATCCTCCTGCTCAACATGCTGATTGCACTGATGGGGGAAACTGTGAGCAAAATTGCACAGGAGAGCAAGAGCATCTGGAAACTCCAG AGAGCCATCACAATCTTGGATATTGAAAACAGCTACTTGAACTGTGTGAGGCGTTCGTTCCGGTCTGGGAAGCAAGTCTTGGTGGGGGTCACACCTGACGGCCAAGATGATTACAGATGGTGCTTTAG GGTTGATGAAGTGAACTGGTCCACATGGAATACTAATCTAGGCATAATCAACGAAGACCCTGGGTACTCTGGGGACCTCAAACGAAATCCCAGTTACTCTATTAAGCCTGGCAGAG tttCAGGGAAAAACTGGAAAACGTTAGTTCCTCTTTTAAGAGATGGAAGCAGGAAAGAGGAGACTCAAAAACTACCAGAAGAAGTCAAATTAAAACCTGTATTGGAACCTTATTATGAGCCAGAAGATTCTGAGTTGTTGAAGGAGTCACTTCCAAAGTCAGTCTAA
- the TRPV1 gene encoding transient receptor potential cation channel subfamily V member 1 isoform X4, with protein sequence MPIWRGGNFTSCSEKAFKFYDRRRIFDAVAQGNTKDLDDLLLYLNRTLKHLTDDEFKEPETGKTCLLKAMLNLHDGKNDTIPLLLDIARKTGTLKEFVNAEYTDNYYKGQTALHIAIERRNMYLVKLLVQNGADVHARACGEFFRKIKGKPGFYFGRGELPLSLAACTNQLCIVKFLLENPYQAANIAAEDSMGNMVLHTLVEIADNTKDNTKFVTKMYNNILILGAKINPILKLEELTNKKGLTPLTLAAKTGKIGIFAYILRREIKDPECRHLSRKFTEWAYGPVHSSLYDLSCIDTCEKNSVLEIIAYSSETPNRHEMLLVEPLNRLLQDKWDRFVKHLFYFNFFVYTMHIIILTTAAYYRPVQKSEKPPFTFGHSTGEYFRVTGEILSVLGGLYFFFRGIQYFAQRRPSFKTLIVDSYSEVLFFVHSLLLLSSVVLYFCGQELYVASMVFSLALGWANMLYYTRGFQQMGIYSVMIAKMILRDLCRFMFVYLVFLLGFSTAVVTLIEDDNEGQDTNNSEYVRSCQMKRGRTSYNSLYYTCLELFKFTIGMGDLEFTENYRFKSVFVILLVLYVILTYILLLNMLIALMGETVSKIAQESKSIWKLQRAITILDIENSYLNCVRRSFRSGKQVLVGVTPDGQDDYRWCFRVDEVNWSTWNTNLGIINEDPGYSGDLKRNPSYSIKPGRVSGKNWKTLVPLLRDGSRKEETQKLPEEVKLKPVLEPYYEPEDSELLKESLPKSV encoded by the exons ATGCCAATTTGGAGAGGGGGAAACTTCACAA GCTGCtcagaaaaagctttcaaattTTATGACCGCAGAAGGATCTTTGATGCTGTAGCCCAAGGCAACACAAAGGACCTGGATGATCTGCTACTCTATCTTAATAGAACCTTGAAGCATCTCACAGATGATGAGTTCAAAG AGCCAGAAACTGGGAAAACCTGCTTACTGAAAGCTATGCTGAATCTACACGATGGGAAAAACGATACCATTCCCTTACTGCTGGATATTGCAAGGAAAACTGGAACTCTGAAAGAGTTTGTTAATGCAGAGTATACTGACAACTACTACAAGG GCCAGACTGCACTTCACATCGCCATTGAGAGAAGGAACATGTACCTGGTGAAGCTCCTGGTCCAGAACGGAGCAGATGTTCATGCAAGAGCCTGTGGGGAGTTCTTCAGGAAAATCAAAGGGAAACctggcttttattttggtaGGG GGGAGCTACCTTTGTCCTTGGCTGCCTGCACCAACCAGCTCTGCATTGTGAAATTCCTCCTTGAGAACCCCTACCAGGCAGCCAACATCGCTGCTGAGGACTCCATGGGCAATATGGTCCTGCACACGCTGGTGGAGATCGCAGATAATACTAAGGATAATACCAAGTTTGTTACCAAGATGTACAATAACATACTGATCCTTGGTGCCAAAATTAATCCAATCCTGAAGCTAGAAGAACTCACCAACAAGAAAGGGCTGACTCCATTAACTCTGGCAGCCAAAACAGGGAAGATAGGG ATTTTCGCTTACATCCTCAGACGAGAGATCAAAGATCCTGAGTGCAGACACTTGTCTAGAAAGTTCACTGAATGGGCTTATGGACCTGTCCACTCATCTCTTTATGACCTGTCCTGTATAGACACATGCGAGAAAAATTCAGTGCTTGAGATTATTGCCTACAGTAGCGAAACGCCA AACCGTCATGAGATGCTGCTGGTGGAACCCCTGAACAGGCTGCTGCAAGACAAGTGGGACCGGTTTGTCAAACACTTATTTTACTTCAACTTCTTTGTCTATACCATGCATATCATCATCCTCACCACAGCTGCTTACTACAGACCTGTACAGAAGTCAGAAAAG CCTCCCTTCACATTTGGTCACAGCACCGGGGAGTATTTTCGAGTGACTGGAGAGATCCTGAGTGTACTGGGAggtctctatttttttttcagaggg atacAGTATTTTGCGCAGAGGCGCCCGTCATTCAAGACGCTGATAGTTGACAGCTACAGTGAGGTTCTTTT CTTTGTTCACTCCTTGCTCCTCCTGAGCTCTGTGGTGCTGTACTTCTGTGGCCAGGAACTGTACGTGGCTTCCATGGTCTTCTCCTTGGCGCTGGGCTGGGCTAACATGCTGTACTACACCCGTGGCTTCCAGCAGATGGGCATTTACTCTGTCATGATTGCCAAG ATGATCCTTAGAGATTTATGTCGCTTCATGTTTGTCTACCTAGTATTCCTCTTGGGATTTTCTACAG CTGTGGTGACTTTAATTGAAGATGACAATGAGGGGCAAGACACAAATAACTCTGAATATGTCCGAAGCTGCCAAATGAAACGAGGCCGCACATCCTACAATAGTCTGTATTATACCTGCTTGGAGCTTTTCAAGTTCACTATTGGGATGGGGGACCTGGAGTTCACAGAGAACTACAGGTTCAAGTCTGTGTTTGTCATCCTTCTGGTTCTCTATGTCATCCTTACGTACATCCTCCTGCTCAACATGCTGATTGCACTGATGGGGGAAACTGTGAGCAAAATTGCACAGGAGAGCAAGAGCATCTGGAAACTCCAG AGAGCCATCACAATCTTGGATATTGAAAACAGCTACTTGAACTGTGTGAGGCGTTCGTTCCGGTCTGGGAAGCAAGTCTTGGTGGGGGTCACACCTGACGGCCAAGATGATTACAGATGGTGCTTTAG GGTTGATGAAGTGAACTGGTCCACATGGAATACTAATCTAGGCATAATCAACGAAGACCCTGGGTACTCTGGGGACCTCAAACGAAATCCCAGTTACTCTATTAAGCCTGGCAGAG tttCAGGGAAAAACTGGAAAACGTTAGTTCCTCTTTTAAGAGATGGAAGCAGGAAAGAGGAGACTCAAAAACTACCAGAAGAAGTCAAATTAAAACCTGTATTGGAACCTTATTATGAGCCAGAAGATTCTGAGTTGTTGAAGGAGTCACTTCCAAAGTCAGTCTAA